A region of Ciona intestinalis unplaced genomic scaffold, KH HT000065.2, whole genome shotgun sequence DNA encodes the following proteins:
- the LOC104266524 gene encoding uncharacterized protein LOC104266524 translates to MNFFKKSKYSLSSGKPTKKEEKKEHFHKLNTGAEQSNGNKKGKAPPKIESCFTIVNSTPFVWNLEPTDSREFPKVIPASERKVVQFNGGNTHGTAKYKFNVEKDGNITPCTISVDVKKNETSKKWFLKIDWADLASIDGISVKPDETGSEEGLHFENDETRLLVSVTYSQDQEF, encoded by the exons atgaacttttttaaaaagtcaaaatattCGTTATCAAGCGGCAAGCCGACCAAGAAGGAagaaaagaaagaacattttcacaaacttaacaccgGGGCAGAGCAATCAAATGGGAATAAAAAAG GGAAAGCCCCGCCGAAAATCGAAAGTTGTTTCACCATAGTCAACTCGACACCATTTGTGTGGAACCTTGAACCGACTGATAGCCGGGAATTCCCAAAAGTGATACCAGCAAGCGAGCGAAAGGTAGTCCAGTTTAACGGAGGAAACACACACGGCACCGCAAAGTACAAGTTTAACGTTGAAAAAGATGGGAATATAACACCTTGTACAATATCGGTGGATGTAAAGAAAAACGAAACCAGCAAGAAGTGGTTTCTAAAAATAGACTGGGCTGATCTGGCTTCAATTGACGGGATCAGCGTTAAACCGGATGAAACCGGTTCCGAAGAAGGATTGCATTTCGAAAATGACGAAACGCGTTTGCTTGTCAGTGTAACGTACAGTCAGGATCAggaattttga
- the LOC100175360 gene encoding testis-specific serine/threonine-protein kinase 1-like isoform X1, with protein sequence MGEPWERLLKDRGYKIQNTLGEGAYSKVKSAYSNRLGREVAIKCINTKLAPKDFVEKFLPRELQTLPLLRHENIVRVYEILEASDGYVYIVMEAARNGDMLRFVQKRGALPEYDIKRYFWELCQAIYYCHEKNICHRDLKCENLLLDKNFKLLLTDFGFSKPMNTDARGRMVLSSTFCGSAAYAAPEIIQGKPYDPRMHDMWSLGVILYIMSCGHMPFDDSNVKKMLKIQLKNHLRFPPRVNDVLSGELKTLIRQLIQPDVTQRATMAKVLEHPFFYGYQELRTRPSTALNATTSVAQQIYHYFTGGRPPTSPAAAAAAGQEDKGGCSHDSRRQSRHQESSGTRPRHGFCDTGHTSCEVTSTCDSAPAVETRHRRSHDATDCCGSSTCDPYQRSPCTHKRVRPSHRK encoded by the exons ATGGGAGAGCCATGGGAGCGCCTGTTGAAAGACAGGGGCTATAAGATACAAAACACGTTGGGCGAAGGCGCATATTCCAAG GTGAAGTCTGCCTACTCCAATCGCTTGGGGAGAGAAGTTGCGATCAAATGCATTAACACCAAACTTGCCCCAAAAGATTTCGTTGAGAAATTTCTTCCAAGAGAGCTTCAAACTCtgccattgttacgtcatgagAATATCGTTCGAGTGTATGAGATACTAGAG GCAAGTGATGGATACGTGTACATTGTCATGGAAGCTGCGAGAAATGGGGATATGCTTCGGTTTGTTCAAAAACGGGGAGCGTTGCCCGAGTACGACATCAAGCGGTATTTCTGGGAGCTCTGCCAAGCTATTTACTATTGCCATGAGAAGAATATTTGTCACCG AGATTTGAAGTGTGAAAACCTTCTGCTTGACAAAAACTTCAAACTTTTGCTCACCGATTTCGGATTTTCTAAACCGATGAACACAGACGCTAGAGGGCGCATGGTGTTAAGCAGTACCTTTTGTGGATCGGCTGCTTATGCAGCTCCTGAGATAATAca AGGCAAACCATACGACCCTCGTATGCACGATATGTGGAGTTTAGGTGTCATCTTATACATCATGTCTTGTGGCCACATGCCGTTTGATGATTCGAATGTTAAGAAGATGCTAAAAATCCAACTGAAGAATCATCTTCGGTTTCCACCCCGTGTTAATGACGTTCTGTCAGGGGAACTCAAG ACTTTGATTCGTCAGCTGATACAACCGGATGTGACGCAGAGAGCAACAATGGCGAAAGTTCTGGAACATCCTTTCTTTTATGGATATCAAGAATTAAGAACGAG ACCCAGCACTGCTCTGAATGCGACAACCAGCGTCGCTCAACAAATCTACCATTATTTCACTGGTGGTAGGCCGCCCACAAGCCCTGCCGCCGCCGCTGCTGCTGGGCAAGAAGATAAAGGCGGATGCAGCCACGATTCGAGGCGCCAGTCACGCCACCAAGAAAGCAGTGGCACGAGGCCACGCCACGGTTTTTGCGACACTGGCCATACTAGCTGTGAAGTGACAAGTACATGTGATAGCGCCCCTGCAGTTGAAACTAGACACCGCCGTTCACATGATGCTACTGATTGCTGCGGAAGTTCCACATGCGATCCTTACCAGCGCTCCCCATGCACGCATAAACGTGTGCGACCAAGTCATAGAAAATAA
- the LOC100175360 gene encoding testis-specific serine/threonine-protein kinase 1-like isoform X2 — protein sequence MGEPWERLLKDRGYKIQNTLGEGAYSKVKSAYSNRLGREVAIKCINTKLAPKDFVEKFLPRELQTLPLLRHENIVRVYEILEASDGYVYIVMEAARNGDMLRFVQKRGALPEYDIKRYFWELCQAIYYCHEKNICHRDLKCENLLLDKNFKLLLTDFGFSKPMNTDARGRMVLSSTFCGSAAYAAPEIIQGKPYDPRMHDMWSLGVILYIMSCGHMPFDDSNVKKMLKIQLKNHLRFPPRVNDVLSGELKTLIRQLIQPDVTQRATMAKVLEHPFFYGYQELRTRPSTALNATTSVAQQIYHYFTGGRPPTSPAAAAAAGQEDKGGCSHDSRRQSRHQESSGTRPRHGFCDTGHTSCEVTSTCDSAPAVETRHRRSHDATDCCGSSTCDPYQRSPCTHKRVRPSHRK from the exons ATGGGAGAGCCATGGGAGCGCCTGTTGAAAGACAGGGGCTATAAGATACAAAACACGTTGGGCGAAGGCGCATATTCCAAG GTGAAGTCTGCCTACTCCAATCGCTTGGGGAGAGAAGTTGCGATCAAATGCATTAACACCAAACTTGCCCCAAAAGATTTCGTTGAGAAATTTCTTCCAAGAGAGCTTCAAACTCtgccattgttacgtcatgagAATATCGTTCGAGTGTATGAGATACTAGAG GCAAGTGATGGATACGTGTACATTGTCATGGAAGCTGCGAGAAATGGGGATATGCTTCGGTTTGTTCAAAAACGGGGAGCGTTGCCCGAGTACGACATCAAGCGGTATTTCTGGGAGCTCTGCCAAGCTATTTACTATTGCCATGAGAAGAATATTTGTCACCG AGATTTGAAGTGTGAAAATCTGCTTCTTGACAAAAACTTCAAACTTTTGCTCACCGATTTCGGATTTTCTAAACCGATGAACACAGACGCTAGAGGGCGCATGGTGTTAAGCAGTACCTTTTGTGGATCGGCTGCTTATGCCGCTCCCGAGATAATACAAG GCAAACCATACGACCCTCGTATGCACGATATGTGGAGTTTAGGTGTCATCTTATACATCATGTCTTGTGGCCACATGCCGTTTGATGATTCGAATGTTAAGAAGATGCTAAAAATCCAACTGAAGAATCATCTTCGGTTTCCACCCCGTGTTAATGACGTTCTGTCAGGGGAACTCAAG ACTTTGATTCGTCAGCTGATACAACCGGATGTGACGCAGAGAGCAACAATGGCGAAAGTTCTGGAACATCCTTTCTTTTATGGATATCAAGAATTAAGAACGAG ACCCAGCACTGCTCTGAATGCGACAACCAGCGTCGCTCAACAAATCTACCATTATTTCACTGGTGGTAGGCCGCCCACAAGCCCTGCCGCCGCCGCTGCTGCTGGGCAAGAAGATAAAGGCGGATGCAGCCACGATTCGAGGCGCCAGTCACGCCACCAAGAAAGCAGTGGCACGAGGCCACGCCACGGTTTTTGCGACACTGGCCATACTAGCTGTGAAGTGACAAGTACATGTGATAGCGCCCCTGCAGTTGAAACTAGACACCGCCGTTCACATGATGCTACTGATTGCTGCGGAAGTTCCACATGCGATCCTTACCAGCGCTCCCCATGCACGCATAAACGTGTGCGACCAAGTCATAGAAAATAA